The following proteins come from a genomic window of Dehalococcoidia bacterium:
- a CDS encoding MaoC family dehydratase N-terminal domain-containing protein, with protein sequence MVLQQGSITDEGLEQLRARLGSYVRTRQYGTGPWNTEVTRDNIRHYCYGIGDDNPLWLDAEYACKTRWGGIIAPPSFLYSVYWCSGRVGGLPGVHGFHAGNDWQFLQPMMVGDRITVQEQFSDLKVKQSEFAKRIVLTYSVATYRNQRGEDVARCKGWQVRAERAAARERGKYSGVEHYAYTPEELKRIEEDTLKEEVRGAEPRFWEDVQVG encoded by the coding sequence TTGGTCTTGCAGCAGGGTAGTATCACCGACGAAGGCCTCGAACAACTCCGCGCCCGCCTGGGCAGCTACGTCCGCACGCGCCAGTACGGCACCGGCCCCTGGAACACCGAGGTCACGCGAGACAACATCCGCCACTACTGCTACGGCATTGGCGACGACAACCCGCTTTGGCTTGACGCCGAATACGCTTGCAAGACGCGCTGGGGCGGCATCATCGCCCCGCCCTCGTTCCTGTACAGCGTCTACTGGTGCTCCGGTCGCGTGGGGGGCCTGCCCGGCGTCCACGGCTTCCACGCGGGAAATGACTGGCAGTTTCTTCAGCCCATGATGGTGGGCGACCGCATCACCGTCCAGGAGCAGTTCTCCGACCTGAAGGTGAAGCAGAGCGAGTTCGCCAAGCGTATCGTCCTGACCTACAGCGTCGCCACCTACCGCAACCAGCGCGGCGAGGACGTTGCGCGGTGCAAGGGCTGGCAGGTCCGCGCCGAACGCGCGGCCGCCCGCGAGCGCGGCAAGTACTCGGGCGTTGAGCACTACGCGTACACGCCGGAAGAACTCAAGCGCATCGAAGAAGACACCCTGAAAGAAGAGGTCCGCGGCGCGGAGCCGCGCTTCTGGGAGGACGTGCAGGTCGGC